Proteins encoded within one genomic window of Pseudalkalibacillus sp. SCS-8:
- the pyc gene encoding pyruvate carboxylase, with translation MQKKINKILVANRGEIAIRIFRACTELDIRTVAVYSKEDSGSFHRYKADEAYLIGEGKKPIDAYLDIEGIIEVAKRYEVDAIHPGYGFLSENIQFAKRCGEEGITFIGPETEHLHMFGDKVRARAQAVEADIPVIPGSDGPVETVDEVRDFAKEHGFPIIIKATLGGGGRGMRIVRNMASLEDAYDRAKSEAKAAFGKDEIYVEKFVENPKHIEVQIIADNDRNVVHLYDRDCSVQRRHQKVVEVAPSVSLTEEKREEICAAAVKLMKRVNYVNAGTVEFLVSPDGSFYFIEVNPRVQVEHTITEMVTGIDIVQTQIMIAEGHLLHDSPISIPKQDQIKCHGVAIQCRVTTEDPANNFMPDTGKIMAYRTGGGFGVRLDAGNGFQGAIITPHYDSLLVKLSTWALTFEQAASKMVRNLREFRIRGIKTNIAFLENVIKHEQFMSGEYNTSFIDTTPELFVFPKRKDRGTKMLSYIANVTVNGFPGLEKQKKPAFNKPRIPHVDYTKPFPEGTKQILDQEGVEGLTKWIKSREEVLLTDTTFRDAHQSLLATRVRTHDLQQIAEPTARHLPELFSLEMWGGATFDVAYRFLNEDPWSRLIQLRKKAPNVLFQMLLRASNAVGYKNYPDNVIKEFVEKSASAGIDVFRIFDSLNWIDGMKVAIDAVRETGKVAEATICYTGDILDPKRPKYDLNYYVSMAKELESAGAHILGIKDMAGLLKPQAAYELIAALKQEIDIPIHLHTHDTSGNGIMTYAKAVEAGVDIVDTAISSMSGLTSQPSANSLYYALEGSGRQPKVSIGNLEELSHYWEDVRKYYQGFESGMNAPHTEIYEHEMPGGQYSNLQQQAKAVGLSHRWDEVKKMYRRVNDMFGDIVKVTPSSKVVGDMALFMVQNDLSEDDIYEKGESLDFPDSVVEMFQGYLGQPYQGFPKDLQQIILKGREPLTVRPGELLEPVDFQEMKEMLYHKLDRPVTSHDLISYALYPKVYMDREKMVEQFGNISVLDTPTFFYGMRLGEEIEIEIEQGKTLIVKLVSIGEPQLDGTRTVYFELNGQPREVVVRDENIKTNVVAKQKADKTNEKHIGASMPGTVIKVLVEKGESVKKGDHLMITEAMKMETTIQAPYDAEIKDIHVSNGETLQTGDLLIELT, from the coding sequence ATGCAAAAGAAAATCAACAAAATCCTTGTAGCAAACCGTGGTGAAATCGCCATTCGAATTTTCAGAGCATGTACGGAATTGGATATCCGTACAGTCGCTGTCTATTCGAAAGAAGACTCAGGATCTTTTCACCGCTATAAAGCGGACGAAGCGTATCTGATCGGTGAAGGTAAAAAGCCGATTGATGCATACTTGGATATTGAGGGGATCATTGAAGTTGCTAAGCGATATGAAGTGGATGCCATCCATCCAGGATATGGCTTCCTTTCTGAGAATATTCAATTCGCGAAAAGGTGTGGAGAAGAAGGCATTACGTTTATTGGACCTGAAACAGAACATTTACATATGTTTGGCGACAAGGTTCGTGCACGCGCTCAGGCTGTCGAAGCAGATATTCCAGTCATCCCAGGAAGTGACGGTCCGGTTGAAACAGTTGATGAAGTAAGAGATTTCGCGAAGGAGCATGGCTTCCCAATTATTATTAAAGCCACTCTTGGTGGCGGGGGACGCGGCATGCGAATCGTCCGTAATATGGCCTCGTTGGAGGATGCTTATGACAGAGCAAAATCTGAAGCAAAGGCCGCTTTCGGAAAAGATGAAATCTATGTAGAGAAATTTGTTGAGAATCCAAAGCATATTGAAGTGCAAATTATCGCCGATAATGATAGAAATGTCGTTCACTTGTATGATCGTGACTGCTCTGTACAGCGTCGACACCAGAAAGTCGTTGAGGTCGCCCCAAGTGTTTCCTTGACCGAAGAGAAACGCGAGGAAATCTGTGCTGCTGCTGTCAAATTGATGAAACGAGTCAACTATGTCAATGCAGGAACAGTCGAATTTCTCGTATCTCCTGATGGATCCTTCTATTTCATTGAGGTCAATCCACGTGTTCAGGTTGAGCATACGATCACCGAAATGGTGACGGGAATTGATATCGTCCAGACACAAATCATGATTGCAGAAGGACACCTCTTGCATGACAGCCCAATTTCCATACCTAAGCAGGATCAAATCAAGTGTCATGGTGTTGCCATCCAGTGCCGTGTTACGACAGAGGATCCAGCGAACAATTTCATGCCGGATACAGGAAAGATCATGGCCTATCGTACCGGTGGAGGGTTCGGTGTAAGACTTGATGCCGGTAACGGTTTCCAAGGTGCCATCATTACACCACACTATGATTCATTGCTCGTTAAGCTTTCCACTTGGGCATTGACCTTTGAACAGGCAGCTTCCAAAATGGTCCGTAACCTTCGGGAGTTCCGTATCCGCGGAATCAAGACGAATATCGCGTTCTTGGAAAACGTCATCAAACATGAACAATTCATGTCTGGAGAATACAATACTTCTTTCATTGATACGACACCGGAATTGTTTGTATTTCCGAAGCGTAAAGACCGCGGTACGAAGATGCTGTCCTATATTGCAAATGTGACCGTCAATGGCTTCCCAGGATTAGAAAAACAGAAGAAACCGGCATTCAACAAGCCTCGGATACCACATGTGGATTATACGAAGCCGTTCCCGGAAGGAACGAAGCAAATCCTCGACCAGGAAGGTGTCGAAGGATTGACGAAATGGATCAAGTCCCGAGAAGAAGTCTTGTTGACAGACACGACTTTCCGGGATGCTCACCAATCATTGCTGGCAACACGTGTCCGCACACATGACCTTCAACAAATCGCTGAACCTACTGCTCGTCATTTGCCTGAACTCTTCTCTTTGGAGATGTGGGGTGGAGCAACCTTCGATGTAGCATACAGGTTCCTGAATGAAGACCCTTGGAGCAGGCTGATCCAACTAAGGAAAAAAGCTCCGAACGTCCTGTTCCAGATGCTGTTGAGAGCATCGAATGCCGTCGGGTACAAAAATTACCCGGATAATGTAATTAAGGAGTTTGTTGAGAAATCGGCATCTGCAGGAATTGATGTATTCCGTATTTTCGATAGTCTGAATTGGATTGATGGAATGAAGGTCGCAATCGATGCCGTCAGAGAAACGGGAAAAGTAGCCGAAGCTACCATTTGTTATACGGGAGACATCCTGGATCCGAAACGTCCGAAATATGATTTGAATTATTATGTTTCCATGGCGAAGGAGCTTGAAAGTGCAGGAGCACATATCCTCGGAATCAAAGATATGGCCGGACTGCTTAAACCTCAAGCTGCATATGAATTGATTGCAGCCTTGAAACAAGAAATCGATATACCAATCCACCTCCATACGCATGACACAAGTGGAAATGGTATCATGACCTATGCGAAAGCAGTAGAAGCAGGTGTAGATATCGTCGATACCGCGATCAGCTCCATGTCAGGGTTGACCTCCCAACCGAGTGCAAACTCTCTCTATTATGCGTTGGAAGGAAGCGGTCGACAACCTAAGGTGTCAATCGGTAATCTTGAAGAACTATCCCATTATTGGGAGGATGTCAGAAAGTATTATCAAGGATTCGAGAGTGGCATGAATGCTCCTCACACTGAAATCTATGAGCATGAAATGCCTGGCGGACAATACAGCAACCTGCAACAGCAAGCGAAAGCTGTGGGGCTGTCCCATCGTTGGGATGAAGTGAAGAAAATGTACCGAAGAGTGAATGACATGTTTGGAGATATCGTCAAGGTCACACCATCTTCCAAAGTAGTCGGAGATATGGCACTCTTCATGGTCCAGAATGATCTTTCAGAAGACGATATTTATGAAAAAGGCGAGTCTCTTGACTTCCCGGATTCTGTCGTAGAGATGTTCCAGGGCTATCTTGGTCAGCCGTATCAAGGATTCCCGAAAGATTTACAGCAGATCATTTTGAAAGGTAGAGAACCTTTAACGGTCCGTCCTGGGGAACTCCTTGAACCTGTGGATTTCCAAGAGATGAAAGAGATGTTATATCACAAGCTGGATCGCCCTGTGACAAGCCATGATCTCATTTCTTATGCACTATACCCGAAAGTGTATATGGATCGGGAAAAAATGGTCGAACAATTTGGGAATATCAGTGTGTTGGATACACCAACGTTCTTTTACGGCATGCGGTTAGGTGAAGAAATCGAGATTGAGATCGAGCAAGGGAAAACGTTGATCGTGAAACTCGTTTCGATCGGAGAGCCTCAATTAGATGGTACGCGCACCGTGTATTTCGAATTGAATGGACAACCTCGTGAAGTTGTCGTCCGTGATGAAAACATCAAAACGAACGTTGTAGCGAAGCAGAAAGCTGATAAGACCAATGAAAAGCATATTGGTGCATCAATGCCGGGAACAGTCATCAAGGTATTGGTTGAAAAAGGCGAAAGTGTTAAGAAAGGTGACCACCTCATGATTACTGAGGCGATGAAAATGGAAACTACAATTCAAGCGCCATACGATGCTGAAATCAAAGACATCCATGTATCCAATGGAGAAACACTGCAAACTGGAGATTTGTTGATTGAATTAACGTAA
- the ftsW gene encoding putative lipid II flippase FtsW has protein sequence MLKKMFKNYDYAMIAIVLILCGIGLVMVYSASMIVAVMEYEFSSDHFFKRHLLWVIMGIVVFFVFMMLPYKMYQKLIIPITLGMLCSLVLVLFGEETNGAKSWFEIGGFKIQPAEYAKIGIIMYLASVFSKKQSYISDFKKGVIPPLTVLVLVCGLVFIQPDLGSMAIIGLSASVIIFCSGMKWKHLFMMIGFIGSVGFIAFKFFLSAEQLSRFTGAYRPFEDPLGDGMQLINGYLAVGTGGLFGKGLGQSIQKYGFLSHPHTDFIIAIVAEELGFIGVFVILLLLMYIVFKGLYTGLHCKDAFGSLLAIGISGMIGIQTIVNLGAASGILPITGVTLPFISYGGSSLILLMMSMGILVNISMFVKYRKQKQPPAEQSNTSINQRPKLKVVSQQRVTH, from the coding sequence ATGCTGAAAAAAATGTTTAAGAATTACGATTATGCCATGATTGCGATTGTCCTGATATTATGTGGAATCGGTCTTGTGATGGTCTACAGCGCAAGTATGATCGTTGCCGTCATGGAATATGAATTTTCAAGTGATCACTTCTTTAAGCGGCACCTCCTATGGGTGATTATGGGAATAGTCGTTTTCTTCGTGTTCATGATGTTGCCCTATAAAATGTACCAAAAGTTGATCATTCCGATAACATTGGGTATGTTGTGTTCCTTAGTGTTAGTTTTATTTGGAGAAGAGACAAATGGAGCGAAGTCCTGGTTTGAAATCGGAGGCTTTAAAATCCAGCCGGCTGAGTATGCTAAAATTGGAATCATCATGTATCTGGCGTCCGTCTTTTCCAAGAAGCAGAGCTACATATCTGATTTTAAAAAAGGGGTCATACCTCCTTTGACGGTTCTCGTCCTCGTCTGCGGACTCGTCTTCATTCAACCGGATCTTGGGAGCATGGCCATAATTGGACTGTCCGCTTCAGTCATCATCTTTTGTTCAGGTATGAAGTGGAAGCACCTGTTCATGATGATTGGTTTTATCGGTTCCGTCGGTTTCATCGCTTTTAAATTTTTCTTAAGTGCGGAACAACTATCACGTTTTACCGGCGCGTATCGACCATTCGAAGATCCATTAGGGGATGGCATGCAGTTGATCAATGGATACCTTGCCGTCGGAACCGGCGGGTTGTTTGGAAAAGGCCTTGGTCAAAGTATCCAGAAATATGGCTTTCTGTCGCATCCTCACACAGACTTCATCATTGCCATTGTCGCTGAGGAGCTCGGTTTTATCGGTGTGTTCGTCATACTTTTATTGTTGATGTACATCGTATTTAAAGGGCTTTATACAGGTCTTCACTGTAAGGATGCATTCGGCAGCTTACTGGCCATCGGTATATCCGGGATGATTGGTATCCAGACGATCGTCAATCTAGGAGCAGCATCTGGCATTTTGCCGATTACAGGTGTTACATTACCTTTTATCAGCTACGGAGGCTCTTCACTCATCCTGTTGATGATGAGTATGGGCATCCTTGTCAATATATCGATGTTTGTGAAATATCGGAAACAAAAGCAACCTCCGGCTGAACAATCTAATACTTCAATTAATCAACGACCAAAGCTAAAAGTCGTATCACAGCAACGTGTAACTCATTAA
- the cyoE gene encoding heme o synthase: protein MSKTNTTTYEASSRVMEPGPLSEANPTGTWKDFLTLAKMGIVMSNLITTFAGFWIALKVTDASLYAHIPTAILTLLGAALVIAGGCSLNNYIDRDIDHLMERTHERPTVTGKIDANQVLWVGIILSAIGTVLLMFASLMAALLGVIGLLVYVVVYTMWLKRKHSINTVVGGISGAIPPLIGWAAVDPNLHMTAWHLFLIMFLWQPPHFLALAMKRCEEYRKAGIPMLPVVSGFKMTKRQMVVYVAALLPVSLYLYHFGWVYITVAAVLGLGWLALGIYGFFMKDDIKWARMMFVYSLNYLTIMFVVMIIVNR, encoded by the coding sequence ATGAGCAAAACGAATACGACAACATATGAAGCATCAAGTCGAGTCATGGAGCCAGGGCCGTTGTCAGAAGCAAACCCTACAGGTACGTGGAAGGATTTCCTGACGCTTGCTAAAATGGGAATTGTCATGTCGAATTTGATTACGACATTCGCTGGATTTTGGATTGCATTGAAAGTAACCGATGCAAGCCTGTATGCACATATCCCGACTGCGATATTAACCTTACTCGGGGCAGCGCTAGTCATTGCTGGGGGATGTAGTCTCAATAATTACATCGATCGTGACATTGATCATTTGATGGAGCGTACCCATGAACGGCCGACGGTTACAGGGAAGATTGATGCAAATCAAGTGCTTTGGGTAGGGATTATCCTATCGGCAATCGGGACCGTACTACTGATGTTCGCCTCCTTGATGGCTGCACTTCTCGGAGTTATTGGACTGTTGGTGTATGTCGTCGTCTATACGATGTGGTTGAAGCGTAAGCATTCAATCAATACAGTCGTTGGTGGTATTTCAGGTGCGATACCTCCGCTGATCGGGTGGGCAGCAGTTGACCCGAATCTGCATATGACAGCATGGCACTTGTTCTTAATAATGTTTTTATGGCAACCTCCTCACTTCTTAGCTTTGGCTATGAAAAGATGTGAAGAATACCGTAAAGCTGGAATTCCGATGCTTCCTGTTGTTTCAGGATTCAAAATGACGAAGCGTCAGATGGTGGTATATGTTGCAGCGTTGCTTCCGGTAAGTTTGTATCTATACCACTTCGGATGGGTATACATCACTGTTGCAGCTGTACTAGGTTTAGGATGGCTGGCTCTTGGTATTTATGGGTTCTTTATGAAAGATGATATCAAGTGGGCAAGAATGATGTTTGTCTATTCCTTGAATTATTTGACCATCATGTTTGTGGTTATGATCATCGTCAATCGCTAA
- a CDS encoding heme A synthase produces MYRLLKSFAILTSFGMLLVLLMGAVVTTTGSGEGCGNSWPLCYGEVLPSQPELETMIEYSHRIVSAILGLMVITLALWSWKTFKKSREVKVLAILSVFFIIFQGLLGAAAVVWGQSSFALALHFGFSLISFASVVLLTIVIYENEKGRVVLHIDRNFKWNIYLLFTYLYILVYSGALVRHTKASLACSGWPLCNGQILPPTNELELIHYTHRIMAGLLFVWILLSYLQIRKYYRDIEPLYKSFSLLTILVSLQVLTGALIIFTKLNLFIALMHGLFVSILFATLSYLIMILLRKS; encoded by the coding sequence ATGTATCGACTATTAAAGTCATTTGCGATATTGACGAGTTTCGGAATGCTGCTTGTCCTCTTGATGGGAGCCGTTGTCACAACAACCGGTTCAGGTGAAGGATGCGGAAATTCCTGGCCATTATGCTATGGAGAAGTTCTTCCCTCACAACCCGAGTTGGAAACCATGATTGAATACAGCCACAGGATTGTATCCGCTATTCTCGGTCTGATGGTAATCACCCTTGCTCTCTGGTCTTGGAAGACGTTTAAGAAATCAAGAGAGGTGAAAGTTCTCGCAATCCTTTCTGTCTTTTTCATCATCTTCCAGGGGCTTTTGGGTGCAGCCGCTGTCGTTTGGGGTCAATCCTCCTTCGCGCTGGCACTTCATTTCGGTTTTTCTCTTATATCTTTTGCAAGTGTCGTGTTATTAACCATTGTAATTTATGAAAATGAAAAAGGTAGAGTCGTTCTCCATATCGATCGCAACTTTAAATGGAATATATATTTATTATTTACTTATCTATATATCTTGGTTTACTCGGGAGCTCTCGTCCGTCATACAAAAGCAAGCCTTGCGTGTTCCGGCTGGCCTCTCTGTAACGGTCAGATCCTTCCACCAACGAATGAGCTGGAGCTCATCCATTATACGCATCGGATCATGGCCGGTCTATTGTTTGTTTGGATTCTTCTCAGTTACTTACAAATCCGGAAATATTACCGTGATATCGAGCCGCTTTATAAATCGTTTTCACTATTGACCATACTCGTTTCCTTGCAAGTCTTGACTGGAGCATTGATCATCTTTACGAAACTGAACTTGTTCATCGCACTCATGCATGGGCTTTTCGTCTCTATTCTCTTTGCGACCTTAAGCTATCTCATCATGATCCTGCTGCGAAAGTCTTAA